GGAAGTCGACACGAAAAATCCTTGATCTCGATGAATCTGGTGGACAAGGTAAGATACTAGATCTGCTGAATGCGCTTTACGGTGTGGTGTCAGGACTAGGGAGATTGAGAAACGAACTTGGTGATGCTCATGGAAAGGGAGAATCTCTGCCGGTCGTCACAGAGATGATGGCCGAACTCTCACTGAACACGGCAGCAACACTTGCTACAGCTGTGATCCGCAGATATGCAGAACTGAAGGAGGATAAAGAATGAACACAATTCAAGTCTTTCTTCCGCTTGACACAGATCGTTTTCTCAGACGTGAATGTCCTTACTGCAAAAGGGAGTTCAAAATCGAAGTGCCAGATGAATTGCTGAGGCAAGAAGGCGAAAAGTTTACTGCAGAATACATGGTTGAAGCTGAAGAACAAACTCAAATAATTGAAACAAATGAAAAGGAAATACATTGCCCTTATTGTGGACAGGTAGCCCCAGCAAATTATTGGTTCACTGTTGAGCAACTGAACTACATACAGGCGCTTGCAATGAACTGGTGCATAGAGAATCTGAACAGAGAAGTCTTCGAAAAAATGAAAAAGTACCTCAGCAGCAAGAATCAGGGGAAAGCAATTAGATCCAGTCAACAAAGACTGAAGACAGCCAACGCTTGGATCAATCGCGAAAGTAATGATATGAGACTCATACAGCTACCTTGCTGCCATATTAGGCTCAAAATCAAGGAAAACTGGAAAGAGAAGATACATTGTATTGAATGTGGTTTTCCTCACGAGAATTCGAGAATAGTCGATTATCAGGAGGGACAGTAGTGAGCAGGTTCAAAGTGAAGCGAAATCAAGGAGGCTCTTCAAGAGTAATTTCCAGCAAATCAACCAAAGAAGTATCTTCCGGGAGAAAGGTCACAGGTTTCTTCGGTCTCTTCGATATACTCGGCTATCGTTCATTGATAGAGAATAACTCTCTGGAAGAGCTCATAAAGATCTATAATTCTGTTGTCTCTGGCATTGATAAAGCAGCAGTAACAATCAATCACACAGATGAAGATCAGTCGCTTTCTTTCGACACAGTCGGTAGTTTCATGTTTTCCGACACGATAGTTCTCTTCCAAGAGTATTCCACGATAAACTTACCAGGAGGCACTTTCATCTTGAAGGCCGCTTTACTCATGAGGTTGGCATTTGAGAAAGGAATTCCCTTGCGTGGAGCGATTAGTTACGGAGAATACTACATAGACGAGAACTGCTATCTAGGCAAGCCGATTGTCGAGGCTTACGAGACGGAGAAGATGCAAGAGTGGTCAGGAGCAGTTCTATGCAATTCGGCTGAGCAAGAATATGCTTTGGATCTTGATAGAAGAAGCAGCGCGAAGACCATGAACTTTCATGGAATTGAGATAAACCCTGCTGTAATGATGTCCCAATTCATGGAGAATCTGATTGTTCAGTATGATGTACCGACTAAGAGTGGCATTGAAATTAGATCAGCGCTTTGTTGGGATGATTATGTCTCAATTTTCTGCAAAGTCGATGTCCCTTTTTTGGAGCCGCATATCTTCGAAGAAAGAGTGCGCGAAAACTTTTCAAGACACAACAAGAAAATTGACAACGATTCAGTGAGACAGAAGATGGAAAATACCGTGGGGTTTCTGAGGTTTTTGGAGACTCGCCCAATTAGCACGCGAATTGCAAATAAGGGATAATATTCATCTTCGTAACTGTTTGTACTGTGCTGTCATGAGTATTGAGTGATGAATTATCGAACGGAGGTATTTTCTTTGACCGAAATTTACGATCGCATCTATGTTGGTTCTGAAGTGGATTGCTTCCATTCCAGACCGGGATGGGCTGTGGTCCATGCGTGCAAGCATCCATGTCACGTCAATGCAGTCGGCTACAAAGGTTCGCTACCGAAGGACCACCCCAATTACCTGAGTTTTGAGAGAGGAGCTAATCTCTATCCGAACATTGTTGATCCAGATATTCCTCTTTTCATGCCACAGACCTTTGTTGATTTCATGATCTTTGCCCAGAAGCATTATGGCGAAGGGAAGAATCTACTGATTCACTGTAATCTCGGTGAATCAAGAGCTCCCTCTCTAGCACTGCTTTTCATGGCTAAGGGTCTGCACGTGATCTCCGATAGAAGTTATGAAGAAGCACGAAAGGAATTTCAGCTGATCTATCCCGAATACATGCCCGGCTTGGGTATCTCCAGGTATTTTACCGAGAACTGGAACGAACTTGGTGAGTAGTTGCAAGTGCCGAAGCATTTATCAAGTGAGTATTTCACCTGTGAGAACTAATTGTTTGAGTTGTCTTGGAAACTGCTGTACGTGAAGTGACATTGAGGGGTGATTAAGATTGAAAGTAATTCTTGATAGTACTGTCTTCTGTGCCGATTTCCGAATGTCTGGCAGCAGCTTTTTCACATTGTTCGAAGCAGTCAGAGCAGCGCTCATAGAGCTGAAAGTTCCTGATGTTGTCATTGATGAGGTTGTGAACCGTTTTAGAGAAGACTTAGAAGAAACGCTTCAGAAGAAGCGCAAGTTGGACAGTAAGTTGGATTCTCTCTTGAAGAAAGAAACTAGTAATTCTTCTCCCGATATCTGTGTGGAAAAGGAAGTAATCGATTATCGCAATTTCCTTCATTCTCAATTGAAGAAGCTCAATGCGGAGGTTTTGCCCTACCCGGAAACTCCGCACAAACTGATCGTGGAACGATGCCTTAGAAGGCGTGCACCTTTTAAGAAAGATGGGAAGGGCTATCGTGACTCTCTTATTTGGGAGAGCATAGTTCAACTTTCAAAATCAACTGAGGAGCCGGTAGTTTTCGTTACGAGCAACACTACAGATTTCGGCTCAGGGCCATATGTTACGGATGATCTTCAGAAAGACTTGACCAGTCCGAAGGGCGTTGAACTCCTTATTGGCTTGAGGGCCTTCAACGAGAAGTACTTAGAGCCGAAGTTTGCGATGATCCGTGAATTCCAAGACAGAATAATGAGAAATGGTGTTGTGATTATACCGAGCCCAGAATGGATAAGGAAAAACTTCCTTGACACGCTTGAATCGGAGGACATTAAGGCAGTCGTATTCAATCTTCCATCGGGTGCAGGTTCGTTATATATTGGAGGTGCCGCGCTGAAGAATCCACCTCAGATTGAGAGCATAAGAGCGCTTTCTGAAGAAGAAGTGCTTGTGAGGGTTCTCATGAAAGTTGATGTGGACTACAGTATCGACTTTGATTGGGATGACTACGCTGAATATGAGGACGTGCGAGAATTGCTTGGAAGCTGCGACGAAAGCTTTTTGTTTACGTCGTTGTCGGGCAAAGAGACGATTACTGTTGAATTTGATCTAATAATACACAGGATAACAAAGGAAATCATCACTTATGAGCTTTCTCTTATTGAAGGACCCTCTGCTTCACTGTTTCTACGCTAATCATTAGGAATTGAAACTGGGCTTCAAGACTGGCAGCCCCATGGGGGACCGAACCCCGACCTTCGGACTGAGAATCCGGTGGATCAACTCGATTGGATTGTTATAGTTCTTTCGACGACAGATAAACCTTCTTGCGGCGAACTATCTTCAGATGAAAGGAATATCCCGCTCAGGGTTCCAGCGTACATAATGAGTATTATCAGCGTTGAAGCTATTCACTCGTCAGAACAAGCTGCAGCTCGACAGTCCATCAAACTAGCTAGATCCCGTTCATTACTTCCATTCTCCGAATTCCGAAGAACTTCATTGCTAAAGAGTCGCCAGTGTGAATAATCCGACCAGGCGGAGGATCATCGGGTTTCTTCGATCTGGTTGAGATTTGGTATTATCATCACTGGGTTATATCGATATATTGTTATAACAATACAAAAATTCCTGTAGAGAAGGTGAATCCATGTACAGTTGGACGAAAGTGAGGCTAGATGTCTCTTCTTCTGTTCCGTTATTTCAGCAGATCGCTGACTGGATCACTAATGCAATATCAAAGGGAATTCTCGAGGAAGGCGATAAACTGCCGAACGAAATGGAGCTTTGCAAGGTATTCGACGTCAGTCGAATCACCGTCAGAAATGCTTTGATGAAGCTCCAGAGGGATGGGTATCTATCGAGGCAGCGGGCAAAGGGGACCTTCGTTTCTTCCCGGTCAATCACGTTCCAGTACGTCAGTGAAACGATGGGTCTTGGAGAGGAGCTAGTGAAGAAAAACATTGGCATTAAGGACAAGGTTCTGCGGTGCGAGATTATCGGAGCAAATGAGACGGTTGCGGAAAATCTGGGAATACCGTGCGGAGCAAGGGTCTTCGCTCTGGAGAGACTGCGAGTAATAAACAATGAGCCTTTGATTATCTCAAGAAACTTCATTTCTTACGACCTGGTACCTGGTATTGAGGAAAACGACTTCAGCAAAGAGTTTCTATATTCTGTGCTCGGAAGACGATACGGAATTGTGATGCAGGAGTTTGTGAGATCCTTTGTCCCAATCATTCTGAATGATTCCGAAATGAAGATCTTCGGTTTGAAGAAGGACTGTTATCCCGCATTCAAGATAGAGAGCGTTACCTACGACAGTAACAGGAGATTGATTGAATACTACGAGGGTATTCAGCTTGGAAAATATGGAAAGCTGACTGTGCGTTCAAAGGGTATCTGAGAATATGGAGGGGGTTTTGCTTTATGAGTCGTGATTTGGTAATGGCGATCGATATCGGGAGCACCGGGACGAAAGTAATCTGTGTTGATGCTTCTGGGTCTATCGTTGCCAGTGCTAACACTCCTATTGATTCCTTCAGTCCCAGAGATGGATGGGTTGAGCATGATCCTATCCAATTGTGGGATTCGGTAGTGAATTGTCTGGGAGAAATCCGGAATAATGTTTCGAGCAGTAGAGTAGCTGCGGTTGGGATAACAAATCAGCGCGAGACCACGGTAATTTGGGACAGGAAGACTGGGGTTCCCGTTTACAATGCCATCAGCTGGCAGTGCAAGCGCTCGGCCGAGATATGCAAGAGATACGGGCACCTTGAAGCAGAGATTGAGAGAAAGACAGGGTCACTACTTGATGCTTATTATTCTGCCACGAAAATTGTCTGGCTTTTCGAGAACGTGCCTGATGTGAGGGAGCGCGCTCTGAAGGGGGAGTTGCTTTTCGGCACCGTCGATTCATGGATCATCTGGAAACTCACAGATGGGACCTCTCATAAGACAGACAGTTCAAATGCTTCTCGAACTCTCCTGTTCAACATAATCACAAATGACTGGGATGACGCGCTTCTTAAGGAATTTGACATACCCGAGCGGATTCTTCCTGCGGTCGGCGATTCCGATTCACTCTTTGGAGAAGCGGTGGCACCGGCCGAGTTTTTCGTCAAACCTATTCCAATAATGAGCTGCTTGGGGGACCAGCAATCGGCGCTTTTTGGACAAACTTGCTTTGAAGAGAATGAAGCAAAGTGCACATTTGGAACCTGTCTTAATCTGGGAATCAACACCGGCAAGATCATAAGATCTGAAGCGAGAGGTTTGACTCCAACAATCGCCTGGAGGATTGGCGGTGAAATGACTTACAAAGTCGAAGGTGGAGTCTACGTCGCAGGTTCTCTTCTAAATTGGCTGGTCAAGAAGGCTCGGCTCGCATCGAGCGTTTCCGAGCTCACTGATTTGGCCCAAAGCGTTGACTCGACCGAAGGGATAGCTTTCGTTCCCGCATTCGTAGGACTTGCCGCTCCTCACTGGGACATGACTGCAAGAGGGATTCTAGCGGGTCTGTCTTTCAACCATGATATTGCTCACATTTCCAGGGCCGCACTGGAGTCGGTCGCCTTTCAGACCTATGATGTTCTTAGAACTGCCCGCGACGGGCTTGGAATATCTGTTCAGAAATTGAATGTCGATGGTGGAATGGCTAAGAACGACTTCTTGATGCAATTGGTTTCGGATATCTGCTCCTGTTCTCTTGACAGAGCGGAATACCTGGAGAGTACATCCATGGGTGCGGCGTATCTTGCCGGTGTGTCTACAGGATTCTGGAAGGATCTTTCGGAGGTGAAAAGACTCCGGAAGACTGAGAGAGTATTCGAACCGCAATTAAGCGAAAGTAGAAGGGAAAGCATGATCTCTGTCTGGAACAGAGCCGTTGAAAGATCCAAAGGATGGAGTCAGTAGTGGAGAGTGATGATTTTGACTAACACAAGTCTACTTGAATTCTCAGGAATAGACATGAGATTTCCGGGGGTGCACGCTCTAAAGAATGTGAGTTTCGAGGTGAAAGAAGGAGAGGTCCATGCGCTTCTCGGAGCCAATGGCGCCGGAAAGTCAACTCTGATAAAGATACTTGCCAGGGTATATCAGCAGACAGACGGAGAGATTTTTCTTAATGGAAAGAGCCTCAATGCTGCAACCGCACAGAACATAAGGCAATACGGGATCGACTTCATATTCCAGGAACTCGAGCTCGTCTCCAGCTTCACTGTGGCACAGAATGTCCTTCTGGGGGATGAGGTAACAAAAGGCGCTCTCTTGAACCAAAGGGAGATGTCGAAGAAAGCTCAAGAAACTCTTGATCAGCTGATTCCAGGATTCATAGATGCTAGATCGCTTGCTAGAGATCTGACCGTAGCTCAGCAGCAACTCGTATGTATTGCGAGATCGCTTTACAGGAATCCAAAGATCCTCGTTCTGGATGAGCCGACTTCAAGACTTAGTTCATCGGAAGTAGACGCTCTATTTTCCGTAATTGACCGTCTGAAAAAGGAGAGAAATATTACTGCGATTTACATATCCCACAGACTGGAAGAGATCTACAGGATTGCCGACACTCTCACTGTTCTGAGAGATGGGGAGAAAGTCGTGACCTGCAAGGTGAACGAAATTACGACCAAGGAAATTATTCGGAGCATGATGGGCAAAGAAATCGATGTTACTAAGAAGATGGAGAATCTTGCTCCCGGTTACGGTGAAACACCTGCTCTTGAGGTAAAGGAGTTAAGCGACGGCAAGACTTTCGGCCCCATAGATTTCGATGTTTTCAAAGGCGAAGTCTTCTGTATTACAGGAGCAGTCGGAAGCGGGAAAACGGAACTAATAGAGACTATCTTCGGCCTGAGAAAAGCTGCAAGTGGAACGCTCAAGATAAATGGCAAGAGCTGGGTTCCCAAGAGTCCTTTGCATGCCAAGAACAAGAAATTGTCGCTTGTGCCGGAAGATAGAAGACTCAATGGTGTAGTGTATGACTTCTCGGTCAGAAAAAACATCTCTCTGGTGTCATTGAAGAAGCTCTCCAGGTTTGGATTCGTTGTCAACGTTAAAAAGGAAAAGGAAGTGGCAAAGAAGCTGGTAGAAGAGCTTTCCATAAAGACTGCCGGTCTAGAAACGGCGTCGAAATTCTTGAGCGGAGGTAATCAGCAGAAGGTAGTGTTTGCCAAGTGGCTTGTCGGCAACTCCGAGATCTACTTCTTTGATGAGCCTACAGTTGGGATAGACGTGAAAGGGAAAGAAGAGATATACGAAATCATACATAGTCTTGCAAAGGAAGGGAAGTCTGTTATTGTCACTACCAGCGATTTCGATGAAGCTCTAAGGGCATCGACCAGGATAATGGTGCTCTTTGCGGGGAAGGAGAAAGGACTACTTGATTCCAAGACTGCAGTTAAAGATGAGCTTCTATTGTTGACGATGGGGGGAAAAGTTAATGAGTGAGTTGGCTTTATCAAGAAAGAGTAAGGGCTTCGGCTGGTGGCTTGACAGAAGCGGTACAATCATGGCTTTCGTGTTCATGATTGTCATATTTGGCATACTTTCTCCATACTTCCTCCAGCCAGATAATGTTGTTAACATAATGATTCAGGTTTCCCCTCTCCTGGTCACGGCACTTGGAATAGTCTTCGTAAATATGGCAGGTGAGAGCGATCTTTCTCTCGGAGGAGTTCTTGGGCTGGGTGCCACTCTGTACTGTGGATTCCTGAAATCAGGGATGCACCCTGCGGCATCTCTCGCTGCAGTAATCGGGATCTGTGTTTTGTTTGGGATTCTGAATGGTTTCCTGGTTGCATATCTGAGGTTGTCTTCATTCATAGTCACTACGGCAGTCATGTTCATTGCTATGGGTCTTGAAAAATCTTACAACAATGGATTCAGTATATGGATCAGAGACGATCGAGTAACCGTGTTCGCTAACGGGAGCTTCTTGGGGATCCCGAATCTCGTTCTTCTGGCCGCTATCATTTATTTGCTGACGCATCTGCTTCTCCATATGACAAGATTTGGGGTTCATACACAGTCAGTTGGAGAGAGTTTCGAGACGGCTACACTTATGGGTATAGCCGTTAAGAGGCTAAAGTTTTCTTCCTTTGTTATAGCGAGCGCTTTCTACGCGCTGGGCGGGATTATGTACGCCATGAGGAGTTCAGGAGCGATTATCTACTCCGGACAGAAGGTATTGCTTCCAGCCTTAGCAGTGACTTTCGTTGCTAGAACAGTCCTGGGTGCAAAGCGACCAAATACCTTTGGAATAATTATCGGGGCACTTCTCTTAGGGGTCATAAACAACGCGTTCACGCTCATGGGGGCAGAGTTCTACTTGATTCCGATAGCTCAAGGGATTGTTCTGGTTGCCGCAGCTGCGATAGCTACCATAAACAAGAGAGACATTCAGCAGGAGAAGCTCGACTAGGAGGGGTCTGTAAATGAAAGAGAATGGAATTACATACGATGGGAGCCAAAGAGACAGCTTGCAGAATAAAATCAGAGTCTTCCTGATGAAGTATCTGATTGTGGTCATATTCTTCGCGATGGTCATAGTATTTTCGATTGCTTCTCCTTCGTTCTTGAGAGTGTCTAATCTCAGATCAATAATGGTACAGACAAGCATGCTTTCGATCGTCGCTTTCGGAATGACTCTGGTAATGATAGGTGGAGGGGTCGATCTCTCGATCGGTTCCATTGCAGGTCTTGCAACGATTTTCGGAGTCACCATGATGGTCTACTCTGGCCTGCCGGCTATTCTCGGAATTCTTCTTGGCCTGCTCATAGGTGGTTTTGTCGGCTTCTTCAATGGGCTTCTGGTCTCGAGATTCAATGTTGCACCGTTTGTTGCAACTCTGAGCACGATGTTCATTGCTCAAGGGCTTCAGTTTGCGATCAGACACGGGGAGAGTATAGGCTACGGATTCCCGGCTGCTTATATAAGTATGGGAAGTGGGAGAGGCGGTTTTCTCTCCATTCCCACTCCAATCTGGATATTCATAATGGTCCTGGGAATCATGCTCTTCATAACCGAGTTCTCCACCTACGGGAGATATGTGCGCGCCATAGGCCTCAACCAATACGCTTCAAAGTATTCGGGCGTAAGAGTCAGGCTTCTTACACTTTCTACCTATGCCATCGCAGGAATTCTGGCGGCCCTTTCTGGATTGATTTTAGGAGCCAGTCAGTCTTATATTCAGCCTTATATAGGAGAAAGCTTCTTGCTTGATTCTCTGGTTGTGGCGCTTCTCGGAAAGGCAGCGTTTGCCGGCTACGCATCCATTCTTGGAACAGTCTTCGGGGCGCTCTTCCTAAAGAGCCTGGAAACAGGAATGGCTATGCTTGGCGCGCCGGGAATGGTCCTGAACATCTCGAAAGGGGTGCTGCTTCTGGCCGTCCTGCTTCTGAGCATTGTTCAGCGTCAATCCTTGTCAGCAAGGAGGGTTGCACATGAACACTAGTTTCATACTAGCAGTTGACTGCGGAACCAGTAGCGCAAGAACAATTATCTTTGACGCCGTAACGGGAAAGCAGGTGAGCGTCGCTCAGATTCCCTGGCAAAGAACCGAGGACGATCACGGGGCCACCAGATTTGACACGGAGGGCAACTGGAAGATTATTTGCAGTTGCATCAGAAAGAACCTTGAGGATTTCGATGCAAGAAAAGTTATTGCCGTTACCACGACAAGTTTCAGGCATGGACTTGTTTGCATAGACAGGGACGGTTCGGTTGTTTTTGCGTGTCACAATGCGGATCCTCGATCTGATGAGCAAGTCAAGAGATTGAACGAGACTGGTCTTGCAGAAACAGTTTTTCGAATTACTGGCGACTCCCCAACTATAAATGCTTTGCCCATTCTGATGTGGTTGCGAGAGAACCACCCTGAAAGCTTCTCGAAGATCTGGAAGGCACTTTCAGTTGCAGGGTGGGCGTCATACAAGCTCAGTGGAAAAACGGCAGTGGAACCTTCGATGGCTTCAGCAACATGTCTGTTCGATGTAAAGAAATTAGAGTGGTCGGACGAGGTTCTGAAGATTGCTGGATTTGGCCCCGAGATACTCCCAGACCTAGTGCCGTCGGACTCCAGAGTCGGTTCCATTACGAAGGAAGTGGCGTTCGAGACAGGACTTCTGGAAGGGACGCCGGTATTTGTACCTCTTGGAGATACACAGGCCGCGATGATTGCTACAGGAGACATTGCTCCGGGGAGATCTTCGCTTATCGGAGGTACTTTCTGGCTGGAGGCTCAGACAACCGGTGAACCTATTACCGACGAAGCACTCTTTTTGAGAACGCAATGTCACTGCGTCAAAGATGTATGGTTCAACGAAGGTTGCAGCTTCTATGTCGGACCGTTTATAAGTTGGTTTGTCAAAACATTCGGATGTGGAAATTCGGAAAGTGAAGGAGTCTATGCCAAAGATTTCGATGAACTAACCAGAAAAGCAGCCCTCGTTCCTCCGGGAGCTTATGGATTGCAGGCGATCTGGTCGAATCTGACTAATGTAAGTAACTGGAGGCATTGTGCGCCGGCCTTTCTTGATTGGGACATACTGGAACCTTCCCGGTCATCGAAGGAAGTGTTTTTCAGAGCAATTCTTGAAATGGCAGCGATGCTTGCCTTTGGCGATTTCGAAAGGATCAGGAACATCACTGGTCTTTGGCCCAGTTCGATGAGCTTTTCCGGAGGAGCAGCTTCAAATGAACTGTTGGCTCAGATACTAAGCGATGTCATGAAATCAAAAATCACTGTCTTCGATTCACGCGAATGTTCTGCTCTGGGAGGAGTAATGATTGCCAGTGCGGCGAGCGGGATTTACGATTCGCTGGAGTCTTCTGTGAAGTCAATGTCGAGTATCAAGACCGAATATCTCCCTTCCGTTGAAGCCAACGAAGTTTACATGGCTAAGTACAGAAGATGGAGATCAATCTATGATAGTCTTCTTGAACTATCCGATGATGGAACGACAAAGCACTTGTGGATAGCAGCTGGTGCAAGAAAACACACTTGAGGAGGTGTTTTAGTGAAGAAGTTCGAAATTGGAAAGTTACCGGTTTATCGTGCGGCCCCGCCAAATGTAAGAGATAACCAAATTCTTATTGATAAAGAGGTGGGCGCTGAGAATCTCTCAGTAGGTATAGGAATTTACCGTAAGGGACAGGCTTCAGAGTTCCATACTCATGTGACTGAAGAAGAGGTAATGATCTACCTCAAAGGAAAAGGAATCATGAAGACAGCCGATGGAGAGGAGGTGGAACTTGCTGCGGGAGACGTTACCTATGTTCCTGGAAACGAGAGTCACAAGTTGATCAACACCGGTGATGAAGACTTTGTATTTCTGTTCATTTATTCCCCTATGGGACCCGAGAGAAACATCCGAAAGTGGGACATTGTGAAAGACCTGAACTATTCTTTGGAGGATCTCCGATAATCCCCTTAGAATTGCAATGTCCGCCATTCTCACGGGCCCACAGAGGAAGACTGCGATATGTGTAGGAATTATACCACAGGGAAAAAAAGGGAGGTATCTTAGGTGAAAAAGACAATTTCTCTACTGATAGCAGTGATGCTTGCAGCAAGTATTTTCTTGGCTTCCGGTCCAATAATCGGGGCGGCAAGTCAGCATCTGAACAATGACTGGAACAGAGGAGTAGTTAAGGGCTTGAAAGACGCTTTTGAAGCATATGGTTATGAGTTCATCCACA
The nucleotide sequence above comes from Mesotoga sp. BH458_6_3_2_1. Encoded proteins:
- a CDS encoding ABC transporter permease, with the translated sequence MSELALSRKSKGFGWWLDRSGTIMAFVFMIVIFGILSPYFLQPDNVVNIMIQVSPLLVTALGIVFVNMAGESDLSLGGVLGLGATLYCGFLKSGMHPAASLAAVIGICVLFGILNGFLVAYLRLSSFIVTTAVMFIAMGLEKSYNNGFSIWIRDDRVTVFANGSFLGIPNLVLLAAIIYLLTHLLLHMTRFGVHTQSVGESFETATLMGIAVKRLKFSSFVIASAFYALGGIMYAMRSSGAIIYSGQKVLLPALAVTFVARTVLGAKRPNTFGIIIGALLLGVINNAFTLMGAEFYLIPIAQGIVLVAAAAIATINKRDIQQEKLD
- a CDS encoding sugar ABC transporter ATP-binding protein, translated to MTNTSLLEFSGIDMRFPGVHALKNVSFEVKEGEVHALLGANGAGKSTLIKILARVYQQTDGEIFLNGKSLNAATAQNIRQYGIDFIFQELELVSSFTVAQNVLLGDEVTKGALLNQREMSKKAQETLDQLIPGFIDARSLARDLTVAQQQLVCIARSLYRNPKILVLDEPTSRLSSSEVDALFSVIDRLKKERNITAIYISHRLEEIYRIADTLTVLRDGEKVVTCKVNEITTKEIIRSMMGKEIDVTKKMENLAPGYGETPALEVKELSDGKTFGPIDFDVFKGEVFCITGAVGSGKTELIETIFGLRKAASGTLKINGKSWVPKSPLHAKNKKLSLVPEDRRLNGVVYDFSVRKNISLVSLKKLSRFGFVVNVKKEKEVAKKLVEELSIKTAGLETASKFLSGGNQQKVVFAKWLVGNSEIYFFDEPTVGIDVKGKEEIYEIIHSLAKEGKSVIVTTSDFDEALRASTRIMVLFAGKEKGLLDSKTAVKDELLLLTMGGKVNE
- a CDS encoding GntR family transcriptional regulator, producing MYSWTKVRLDVSSSVPLFQQIADWITNAISKGILEEGDKLPNEMELCKVFDVSRITVRNALMKLQRDGYLSRQRAKGTFVSSRSITFQYVSETMGLGEELVKKNIGIKDKVLRCEIIGANETVAENLGIPCGARVFALERLRVINNEPLIISRNFISYDLVPGIEENDFSKEFLYSVLGRRYGIVMQEFVRSFVPIILNDSEMKIFGLKKDCYPAFKIESVTYDSNRRLIEYYEGIQLGKYGKLTVRSKGI
- a CDS encoding glycerol kinase GlpK — encoded protein: MSRDLVMAIDIGSTGTKVICVDASGSIVASANTPIDSFSPRDGWVEHDPIQLWDSVVNCLGEIRNNVSSSRVAAVGITNQRETTVIWDRKTGVPVYNAISWQCKRSAEICKRYGHLEAEIERKTGSLLDAYYSATKIVWLFENVPDVRERALKGELLFGTVDSWIIWKLTDGTSHKTDSSNASRTLLFNIITNDWDDALLKEFDIPERILPAVGDSDSLFGEAVAPAEFFVKPIPIMSCLGDQQSALFGQTCFEENEAKCTFGTCLNLGINTGKIIRSEARGLTPTIAWRIGGEMTYKVEGGVYVAGSLLNWLVKKARLASSVSELTDLAQSVDSTEGIAFVPAFVGLAAPHWDMTARGILAGLSFNHDIAHISRAALESVAFQTYDVLRTARDGLGISVQKLNVDGGMAKNDFLMQLVSDICSCSLDRAEYLESTSMGAAYLAGVSTGFWKDLSEVKRLRKTERVFEPQLSESRRESMISVWNRAVERSKGWSQ
- a CDS encoding ABC transporter permease, producing the protein MKENGITYDGSQRDSLQNKIRVFLMKYLIVVIFFAMVIVFSIASPSFLRVSNLRSIMVQTSMLSIVAFGMTLVMIGGGVDLSIGSIAGLATIFGVTMMVYSGLPAILGILLGLLIGGFVGFFNGLLVSRFNVAPFVATLSTMFIAQGLQFAIRHGESIGYGFPAAYISMGSGRGGFLSIPTPIWIFIMVLGIMLFITEFSTYGRYVRAIGLNQYASKYSGVRVRLLTLSTYAIAGILAALSGLILGASQSYIQPYIGESFLLDSLVVALLGKAAFAGYASILGTVFGALFLKSLETGMAMLGAPGMVLNISKGVLLLAVLLLSIVQRQSLSARRVAHEH
- a CDS encoding FGGY family carbohydrate kinase — protein: MNTSFILAVDCGTSSARTIIFDAVTGKQVSVAQIPWQRTEDDHGATRFDTEGNWKIICSCIRKNLEDFDARKVIAVTTTSFRHGLVCIDRDGSVVFACHNADPRSDEQVKRLNETGLAETVFRITGDSPTINALPILMWLRENHPESFSKIWKALSVAGWASYKLSGKTAVEPSMASATCLFDVKKLEWSDEVLKIAGFGPEILPDLVPSDSRVGSITKEVAFETGLLEGTPVFVPLGDTQAAMIATGDIAPGRSSLIGGTFWLEAQTTGEPITDEALFLRTQCHCVKDVWFNEGCSFYVGPFISWFVKTFGCGNSESEGVYAKDFDELTRKAALVPPGAYGLQAIWSNLTNVSNWRHCAPAFLDWDILEPSRSSKEVFFRAILEMAAMLAFGDFERIRNITGLWPSSMSFSGGAASNELLAQILSDVMKSKITVFDSRECSALGGVMIASAASGIYDSLESSVKSMSSIKTEYLPSVEANEVYMAKYRRWRSIYDSLLELSDDGTTKHLWIAAGARKHT
- a CDS encoding PIN domain-containing protein; protein product: MKVILDSTVFCADFRMSGSSFFTLFEAVRAALIELKVPDVVIDEVVNRFREDLEETLQKKRKLDSKLDSLLKKETSNSSPDICVEKEVIDYRNFLHSQLKKLNAEVLPYPETPHKLIVERCLRRRAPFKKDGKGYRDSLIWESIVQLSKSTEEPVVFVTSNTTDFGSGPYVTDDLQKDLTSPKGVELLIGLRAFNEKYLEPKFAMIREFQDRIMRNGVVIIPSPEWIRKNFLDTLESEDIKAVVFNLPSGAGSLYIGGAALKNPPQIESIRALSEEEVLVRVLMKVDVDYSIDFDWDDYAEYEDVRELLGSCDESFLFTSLSGKETITVEFDLIIHRITKEIITYELSLIEGPSASLFLR
- a CDS encoding cupin domain-containing protein gives rise to the protein MKKFEIGKLPVYRAAPPNVRDNQILIDKEVGAENLSVGIGIYRKGQASEFHTHVTEEEVMIYLKGKGIMKTADGEEVELAAGDVTYVPGNESHKLINTGDEDFVFLFIYSPMGPERNIRKWDIVKDLNYSLEDLR